In Geobacillus kaustophilus, a genomic segment contains:
- the serC gene encoding 3-phosphoserine/phosphohydroxythreonine transaminase, with the protein MKRAYNFNAGPSALPLPVLERAQKELLNFQNTGMSVMELSHRSKEYEAVHNAAKERLKRLLGVPDGYDILFLQGGASLQFSMVPMNLLAEGKIGCYVLTGAWSEKALKEAQKIGLTTVVASSKEANYTYIPSLDDVQWPKNAAYVHITSNNTIFGTQWQAFPNTPVDLVADMSSDILSRPFDVNRFALIYAGAQKNLGPSGVTVVILRNDLLERIPDGLPTMLDYRTHQKNNSLYNTPPTFAIYMLSLVLEWVEEQGGVAAMEERNRQKAAVLYEAIDESGGFYKPHAEKGSRSLMNVTFTLPNEELTKTFLAEAKERGFVGLGGHRSVGGCRASIYNAVPLEACEALASFMNEFRRRFA; encoded by the coding sequence ATGAAACGCGCGTACAACTTCAACGCCGGCCCGTCAGCGCTGCCGCTTCCGGTGCTTGAGCGGGCGCAAAAAGAGCTGCTTAATTTTCAAAACACCGGCATGTCGGTGATGGAATTAAGCCACCGAAGCAAGGAATACGAGGCTGTCCATAATGCGGCGAAAGAGCGGCTCAAGCGGCTTCTTGGCGTGCCGGACGGATATGACATTTTATTTTTGCAAGGCGGGGCGAGCTTGCAGTTTTCGATGGTGCCGATGAACCTCCTTGCGGAAGGGAAAATCGGCTGTTATGTGCTGACGGGGGCGTGGTCGGAAAAAGCGCTGAAGGAAGCGCAAAAAATCGGTTTGACAACGGTCGTCGCTTCAAGCAAAGAAGCGAACTACACATACATTCCGTCGCTTGACGACGTCCAATGGCCGAAAAACGCCGCCTACGTCCATATTACGTCAAACAACACGATCTTCGGCACCCAATGGCAGGCGTTCCCAAACACGCCGGTTGATTTGGTCGCGGATATGTCAAGCGATATTTTAAGCCGTCCGTTCGATGTCAACCGATTTGCCCTCATTTACGCCGGCGCGCAGAAAAATCTCGGCCCGTCAGGAGTCACGGTTGTCATTCTCCGCAATGATTTGCTTGAACGCATTCCGGATGGGCTGCCGACGATGCTTGATTACCGGACGCATCAAAAGAACAATTCGCTGTACAACACGCCGCCGACGTTTGCGATTTACATGCTGTCGCTCGTGCTCGAATGGGTCGAAGAGCAAGGCGGTGTGGCGGCGATGGAAGAGCGCAACCGGCAAAAGGCGGCCGTGCTGTATGAAGCGATCGATGAAAGCGGCGGCTTTTACAAACCGCACGCCGAAAAGGGGAGCCGTTCGCTCATGAATGTCACCTTTACGCTTCCAAATGAGGAGCTGACGAAGACGTTCCTCGCCGAGGCGAAAGAACGCGGGTTTGTCGGACTCGGCGGGCACCGATCGGTCGGCGGCTGCCGGGCGTCGATTTACAATGCGGTGCCGCTTGAGGCGTGCGAAGCGCTCGCGTCGTTTATGAACGAGTTCCGCCGCCGTTTTGCCTGA
- a CDS encoding sporulation YhaL family protein: MLSLPWWVYLVVAGIIFSGYMTVKTAAREREIDEAFIEKEGEIYMERIRQERERRKQAKSLQ; this comes from the coding sequence ATGCTCAGTTTGCCTTGGTGGGTGTATTTGGTTGTTGCCGGCATTATTTTCAGCGGCTATATGACCGTAAAAACGGCGGCGCGCGAGCGGGAAATCGACGAAGCATTCATTGAGAAAGAAGGGGAGATTTACATGGAGCGCATCCGCCAGGAGCGAGAGCGGCGGAAACAAGCGAAGTCCTTGCAATAG
- the yhaM gene encoding 3'-5' exoribonuclease YhaM, protein MAKGIIHYEVGEQVDLFLLIKSATKGIASNGKPFLTLILQDKSGDIEAKLWDVSPDDEERYVPECIVKVAGDIHNYRGKLQLRIRSIRPAHPGDAVRIDDFLEKAPLGREEMKATVMEYIFAMENPNIQRITRYLLKKYEKAFFEYPAATKNHHEFISGLAYHVVSMLELAKALIHLYPSLNKDLLYAGVILHDLGKVMELSGPVSAAYTLEGNLLGHISIMVSEISKAAEQLGIQGEEVVILQHLVLAHHGKAEWGSPKPPLVKEAEVLHYIDNLDAKIAMIDRALEKVKPGEFTERVFALDNRSFYKPAFLSVSKPKNAGNKE, encoded by the coding sequence GTGGCGAAAGGCATCATCCATTATGAGGTTGGGGAACAAGTTGATCTCTTTTTGCTCATCAAATCAGCAACGAAAGGCATCGCCAGCAACGGCAAGCCGTTCTTAACTTTGATTTTGCAAGATAAAAGCGGCGACATTGAAGCCAAACTGTGGGATGTCTCGCCGGATGACGAAGAGCGGTATGTGCCGGAGTGCATCGTCAAAGTGGCGGGAGACATCCATAACTACCGCGGCAAATTGCAGCTGCGCATCCGTTCGATCCGTCCCGCTCATCCGGGCGATGCCGTGCGCATCGATGACTTTTTGGAGAAGGCTCCGCTCGGCCGCGAGGAAATGAAGGCGACAGTCATGGAATACATATTTGCGATGGAAAACCCGAATATTCAGCGCATTACCCGCTATTTGTTGAAAAAATACGAAAAGGCGTTTTTTGAGTATCCGGCGGCAACGAAAAACCATCATGAATTCATCTCCGGACTGGCGTACCACGTCGTGTCGATGCTCGAGCTCGCCAAGGCGCTCATCCATCTCTATCCGTCGCTCAATAAAGATTTGCTTTATGCCGGCGTCATTTTGCATGACCTTGGCAAAGTGATGGAATTATCCGGTCCGGTATCGGCGGCGTATACGCTTGAAGGAAATTTGCTCGGACACATTTCGATCATGGTGAGCGAGATCAGCAAGGCGGCGGAACAGCTCGGCATTCAAGGTGAAGAAGTTGTCATTTTGCAGCATCTTGTGCTTGCGCATCATGGCAAGGCGGAATGGGGCAGCCCGAAGCCGCCGCTTGTCAAAGAAGCCGAGGTGCTTCATTACATTGACAATTTGGATGCGAAAATTGCGATGATCGACCGCGCGCTTGAGAAAGTGAAACCAGGTGAATTCACCGAACGCGTCTTTGCCCTTGACAACCGTTCGTTTTACAAACCGGCGTTTTTGTCTGTTTCAAAGCCAAAAAACGCGGGTAATAAAGAGTAG
- a CDS encoding ABC transporter permease has protein sequence MNKFFLVVGHTYGTKLRAKAFLVTTAITCLLIIGVANIQPIIEFFTGDEKTHVAVIDRTGSLYGPLEKQANRDQIALTKITDMENEAKEAVKEGKWDGLLVLSMDAEGLPEAVYYANTIVDNQTPAELERVLSQLKTALSAAKLGLTDEQMTELYKPVPFQKVALEKNAKTEEELNQARALVYVLLFAMYMFVLMYGGMIATEVATEKSSRVMEILVSSVPPVQQLFGKIIGVALVSLTQFFVFFAVAFAALKTSGQEVWRFLGFDHLPASIFVYALVFFLLGYLLYAVLFAVLGSLVSRVEDVQPAITPVMLLVVAAFMIAMFGLNAPESAFVTGASFVPFFAPMLMFLRIGLVSVPGWEVALCLVLLAATIALLIYFGAKVYRGGVLMYGRMNIFKDIKRAIQLTKK, from the coding sequence ATGAATAAGTTTTTCCTTGTGGTGGGGCATACGTATGGAACGAAGCTGAGGGCGAAAGCATTTCTTGTGACAACCGCCATCACTTGCCTGTTGATCATCGGGGTGGCCAACATTCAGCCGATCATCGAGTTTTTCACCGGTGATGAAAAGACTCATGTCGCGGTCATTGACCGCACGGGATCGTTGTACGGTCCGCTTGAGAAGCAGGCAAACCGTGACCAAATCGCGTTGACGAAAATTACTGATATGGAAAACGAAGCGAAAGAAGCAGTCAAAGAAGGCAAATGGGACGGATTGCTCGTATTGTCTATGGATGCGGAAGGATTGCCGGAAGCGGTGTATTATGCCAATACGATTGTGGACAATCAGACGCCTGCAGAACTGGAACGAGTGCTAAGCCAGCTGAAAACAGCGCTTTCAGCCGCTAAGCTCGGCCTGACGGATGAACAAATGACTGAGCTTTACAAACCGGTTCCGTTCCAAAAGGTGGCATTGGAAAAAAACGCGAAGACGGAAGAGGAGTTGAACCAAGCACGCGCACTTGTTTATGTCCTTCTTTTCGCGATGTATATGTTTGTTTTGATGTATGGAGGAATGATCGCGACGGAGGTGGCGACGGAAAAATCGTCGCGCGTGATGGAAATTTTAGTGTCAAGCGTCCCACCGGTACAACAGCTGTTTGGCAAAATCATCGGCGTTGCTCTTGTCAGCTTGACGCAATTTTTCGTTTTTTTCGCCGTCGCTTTCGCCGCGTTAAAAACGAGCGGGCAGGAAGTGTGGCGTTTTCTCGGATTTGACCACCTGCCGGCATCAATATTTGTGTACGCACTCGTTTTTTTCTTGCTCGGTTACCTCTTGTATGCGGTGCTATTTGCTGTGCTCGGTTCGCTCGTCAGCCGGGTTGAAGATGTGCAGCCCGCGATTACGCCGGTCATGTTGTTGGTTGTCGCTGCGTTTATGATCGCGATGTTTGGCTTGAATGCGCCAGAGTCGGCGTTCGTGACCGGCGCCTCGTTTGTTCCCTTTTTCGCTCCGATGCTCATGTTTTTGCGCATCGGCCTCGTTTCCGTGCCTGGGTGGGAAGTGGCGCTTTGCCTTGTGCTTTTAGCGGCGACGATTGCCTTGCTGATCTATTTTGGCGCCAAAGTGTATCGAGGCGGCGTGCTGATGTATGGGCGAATGAACATTTTCAAGGATATAAAACGGGCCATTCAGTTAACAAAAAAATAA
- a CDS encoding ABC transporter ATP-binding protein: MSLEIIEVTKRFGQTTAVDHLTLMVPEGEMFGLLGANGAGKTTTFRMILGLLLPTEGVIRWQGEPIDDSKSHLIGYLPEERGLYPKLKVQEQLLYLGRLRGMKKTDLLPEIDRWLERFHIRDYANKRVEELSKGNQQKIQFIAAVLHRPKLLILDEPFSGLDPVNVELLKEAVLDLKRNGTTIVFSSHRMEHVEELCERICILRRGRAVVAGALRELKRSFGKQILVIQGDGPFEELARFPGVLQWKRTAEGVRLQIANEETAQAILGHIAGKVAVRLFALEEPSLNDIFIEKVGAAYE, encoded by the coding sequence ATGAGTTTAGAGATCATTGAGGTGACGAAACGGTTTGGTCAGACGACGGCCGTCGACCATTTGACGTTGATGGTTCCAGAAGGGGAGATGTTCGGATTGCTTGGGGCGAACGGAGCGGGAAAAACGACGACCTTTCGCATGATTTTAGGACTTCTGCTCCCGACGGAAGGGGTGATCCGTTGGCAAGGCGAACCGATTGATGACTCGAAAAGCCATCTGATCGGCTATTTGCCGGAAGAGCGCGGGTTGTACCCGAAGCTGAAAGTGCAAGAGCAGCTTCTGTATTTAGGGCGGTTGCGCGGAATGAAAAAGACGGATCTTCTTCCGGAAATCGACCGCTGGCTCGAGCGCTTCCATATCCGCGATTACGCCAATAAGCGGGTGGAGGAGCTGTCGAAGGGCAATCAGCAAAAAATCCAGTTTATCGCTGCTGTGCTTCATCGGCCGAAGCTATTAATCTTAGATGAGCCGTTCAGCGGCCTTGATCCGGTGAACGTTGAACTGTTGAAAGAAGCGGTGCTTGATTTAAAACGGAACGGCACGACCATTGTCTTTTCAAGCCATCGAATGGAGCATGTCGAAGAGTTATGCGAACGCATTTGCATTTTGCGCCGCGGCCGCGCGGTGGTGGCTGGAGCGCTGCGTGAACTGAAACGTTCGTTTGGCAAACAAATACTTGTTATTCAAGGGGACGGGCCGTTTGAAGAATTGGCGCGGTTTCCTGGCGTTTTGCAGTGGAAGCGGACGGCGGAAGGGGTGCGGCTGCAAATCGCCAATGAGGAGACAGCACAAGCGATACTCGGCCATATAGCAGGAAAAGTCGCGGTTCGTCTGTTTGCCTTGGAAGAACCGTCTCTGAATGATATCTTTATTGAAAAAGTAGGTGCGGCGTATGAATAA
- a CDS encoding YhzD family protein: MPTYTLTAFERDGEKLLDETFEAANDEEAKKIGEQKLRERGCLDKTHRCVNASGKLILFHR, encoded by the coding sequence ATGCCGACATATACGTTGACCGCTTTTGAGCGCGATGGAGAAAAATTGCTCGATGAAACGTTTGAAGCAGCCAATGATGAAGAAGCGAAAAAAATCGGCGAGCAAAAGCTGCGCGAGCGCGGCTGTTTGGATAAAACACACCGTTGCGTCAACGCCAGCGGCAAGCTCATTTTATTTCACCGCTAA
- a CDS encoding coproporphyrinogen III oxidase yields MNVRIEIQGLPHPERFQRPLEVMTELFFEAPKLSLAPLSEADMAAMFSVKEDGCIAVSGTLLDKTSGRVEEASHERSAPAGSDGKTYEKQLKNAVLHVYLTLLERSTGLIQPWGVLTGVRPVKLLHQLLRSGLSKEEARQKLAEEYLVTSEKIELMQAIVDRQLTVVPDLYDLAHEVSIYIGIPFCPTKCAYCTFPAYAINGRQGSVDAFLAGLHYEMEAVGRFLRERGIRITTIYYGGGTPTSITADEMDRLYAHMYDVFPDVDRVREITVEAGRPDTITPEKLEVLKKWRIDRISINPQSYIQETLKTIGRHHTVEETINKFHLARQMGMNNINMDLIIGLPGEGLAEFTHTLAETERLMPESLTIHTLSFKRASEMTKNKQKYKVASREEVQAMMKAAQEWTTQHGYVPYYLYRQKNILGNLENVGYALPGNESIYNIMIMEEQQSIIGLGCGASSKFVDPQTRKITRQANPKEPKVYNKHFAEYTEEKINMLKAIFG; encoded by the coding sequence ATGAACGTGCGGATCGAAATTCAAGGACTGCCGCATCCGGAACGGTTTCAGCGCCCGCTCGAAGTGATGACCGAGCTGTTCTTCGAAGCGCCGAAGCTGTCGTTGGCGCCGCTTTCCGAGGCCGATATGGCCGCTATGTTTTCCGTCAAGGAAGACGGGTGCATCGCTGTTTCTGGGACGCTTCTCGACAAGACGTCCGGGCGCGTTGAGGAAGCGAGTCATGAACGAAGCGCGCCGGCGGGCTCTGACGGGAAAACGTACGAAAAACAGCTGAAAAACGCCGTTTTGCATGTCTATTTGACGTTGCTTGAGCGTTCTACCGGCCTCATTCAGCCGTGGGGCGTGCTGACCGGCGTTCGTCCGGTCAAGCTGCTTCATCAGCTTTTGCGCTCAGGCCTTTCGAAAGAAGAGGCACGCCAGAAGCTGGCTGAAGAGTATTTAGTGACAAGCGAAAAAATCGAATTAATGCAAGCGATCGTGGATCGTCAGCTCACGGTCGTTCCGGATTTATACGATTTGGCCCACGAAGTGAGCATTTATATCGGCATTCCATTTTGCCCAACGAAATGCGCTTATTGCACATTTCCGGCGTACGCCATCAACGGCCGCCAAGGGTCGGTCGACGCCTTTTTGGCCGGCCTTCATTACGAAATGGAGGCGGTCGGCCGCTTTTTGCGCGAGCGCGGCATCCGCATCACAACGATTTACTACGGCGGCGGGACGCCGACGAGCATTACGGCCGACGAGATGGACCGGCTGTACGCTCATATGTATGACGTATTTCCAGATGTCGACCGCGTCCGCGAGATCACGGTCGAAGCTGGGCGTCCGGATACGATTACACCGGAGAAGCTCGAAGTGTTGAAAAAGTGGCGGATCGACCGGATCAGCATCAATCCGCAGTCCTACATTCAGGAGACATTAAAAACGATCGGGCGCCATCATACGGTTGAAGAGACGATCAACAAGTTTCATTTAGCAAGGCAAATGGGTATGAACAACATTAATATGGATTTAATCATCGGGCTGCCCGGCGAGGGTCTGGCGGAATTTACGCATACGCTCGCCGAGACGGAGCGGCTCATGCCGGAATCGCTCACTATCCACACGCTGTCATTTAAACGGGCGTCGGAAATGACAAAGAATAAACAAAAATACAAAGTCGCCAGCCGCGAGGAAGTGCAGGCGATGATGAAAGCGGCCCAAGAATGGACGACACAACACGGCTATGTGCCGTATTACTTGTACCGGCAGAAAAATATTCTTGGTAACCTTGAAAACGTCGGCTACGCGCTGCCGGGGAATGAGAGCATCTACAACATCATGATTATGGAAGAGCAGCAGTCGATCATCGGCCTTGGCTGCGGGGCGTCAAGCAAATTCGTCGACCCGCAAACGCGGAAAATCACCCGCCAGGCGAACCCGAAAGAGCCGAAAGTGTACAACAAGCATTTCGCCGAATATACAGAAGAGAAAATCAATATGCTAAAAGCGATCTTTGGCTAA
- a CDS encoding Cof-type HAD-IIB family hydrolase, translated as MYKLLALNIDGTILKNNGRLPRETKEAVDYVKKKGVYVTLITSRNLLSARKVAKALRLDGMLIAFQGAMIARTLDDRLFDAVIPEERTFNIVQILENFNCNIRLMHERYSLGNRKKVKKNLVVQTVLSSSDPFFYPTQFVDSLGDVLIDEPIAVPKIDVYFAADEERDEAAALLTKSIPSIDMIMQPNGKMEIVPQGVSKLAGLRRLAQHIGVSLKETVMIGDGLDDLPAIEAAGLGVAMGNAPLEVKRAAGWVTRSNEQLGVAYMVKEHFRKQQRIEFLQKLKTKR; from the coding sequence GTGTATAAGCTGTTGGCGCTCAACATTGACGGAACGATTTTAAAAAACAACGGCCGCCTGCCGCGCGAAACGAAAGAGGCGGTCGACTATGTGAAGAAAAAAGGAGTTTATGTTACGTTAATCACGAGCCGCAATTTGCTTTCCGCCCGGAAAGTGGCGAAAGCGTTGCGGCTTGATGGGATGCTCATTGCATTCCAAGGAGCGATGATTGCCAGAACGCTTGATGATAGGCTGTTTGACGCCGTGATCCCTGAGGAGCGGACGTTTAATATCGTGCAAATTTTGGAAAACTTCAACTGCAACATCCGCCTCATGCATGAGCGGTATTCGCTCGGCAATCGGAAGAAAGTGAAGAAAAACCTTGTCGTGCAAACGGTTCTCTCCTCAAGCGACCCGTTTTTCTATCCGACCCAATTTGTCGATTCACTCGGCGATGTGCTGATCGACGAACCGATCGCTGTGCCGAAAATTGATGTATATTTTGCTGCAGACGAAGAGCGGGATGAAGCAGCCGCTTTATTGACGAAATCGATTCCGTCCATTGATATGATTATGCAGCCAAACGGAAAAATGGAAATTGTCCCGCAAGGAGTGTCTAAACTCGCGGGGTTGCGCCGGCTGGCTCAACATATCGGCGTATCGTTGAAAGAAACGGTGATGATCGGTGACGGTCTTGACGATTTGCCGGCGATTGAAGCGGCTGGGCTCGGCGTCGCCATGGGGAACGCGCCGCTTGAGGTGAAGCGGGCGGCCGGCTGGGTGACGCGTTCGAACGAACAGCTCGGCGTTGCCTACATGGTGAAAGAACATTTCCGCAAACAGCAACGGATCGAGTTTTTGCAAAAACTCAAAACAAAACGATGA
- a CDS encoding YlbF family regulator, translated as MSEPLHALARQLEQAIRASEPFQQLKRAYEDVRRDETAYRMFANVRDIQLRLHEKQMRGAAILPDEIEQAQKAMALAQQNEKLARLMALEQQMSMTIAEVQQIAMKPLEELHRSFMEGR; from the coding sequence ATGTCTGAACCCCTTCATGCGCTCGCTAGACAGCTTGAGCAGGCGATTCGGGCGAGCGAGCCGTTTCAGCAGCTGAAACGGGCATACGAAGATGTCCGCCGAGATGAAACCGCCTATCGAATGTTCGCGAATGTCCGCGACATCCAGCTTCGGCTCCATGAAAAACAGATGCGCGGGGCGGCCATTTTGCCTGATGAAATCGAACAGGCGCAAAAGGCGATGGCGCTCGCCCAGCAAAACGAGAAACTCGCCCGCTTGATGGCGCTCGAGCAGCAAATGAGCATGACGATCGCTGAAGTTCAGCAAATCGCCATGAAGCCGCTTGAGGAGTTGCACCGTTCATTCATGGAAGGAAGATAG
- a CDS encoding DUF445 domain-containing protein: METFVYLLFMVAVGALIGGVTNFIAIVMLFRPYEPMYVFGKRLPFTPGLIPKRRRELAEQLGKTVVEHLVTPEGLRRKLMDPSFTAGMAEWGREGLRKWLARKETPAELLERLGIRSPDERLEAMAAEQAERAYERWSETWRLRPIRDVLPAELKQTMEARVKSLAGYLADRTLDYFRSEEGKQQISSMIERFFQERGMVGNMLQMLLGNVNFVDKVQVELGKFLRHAGTREVLSRLLWTEWNKWLDYPLATVEEMIGRRRIDEAVRSAVRRLVQSGGWLHRPLDELIAPYEQPLFDRLIPQAAATVSCLLSDKIEAIVAQLGLADIVRDQVESFSLRRLEAIILSIARRELRMITYLGALLGGLIGAVQGLISLWL, from the coding sequence ATGGAAACGTTCGTTTATTTGCTGTTTATGGTGGCGGTCGGGGCGCTCATTGGCGGGGTGACGAATTTTATCGCCATCGTGATGCTGTTTCGCCCATATGAGCCGATGTACGTGTTTGGAAAACGGCTGCCGTTTACGCCGGGATTGATTCCAAAGCGGCGGCGGGAGCTGGCCGAACAGCTCGGGAAAACGGTCGTGGAGCATTTGGTGACGCCGGAAGGATTGCGGCGCAAACTCATGGATCCGTCCTTTACGGCCGGGATGGCCGAGTGGGGGCGGGAAGGGCTTCGAAAGTGGCTTGCGCGCAAAGAAACGCCGGCTGAGTTGCTTGAACGCCTCGGTATTCGCTCTCCCGACGAGCGGCTCGAAGCGATGGCGGCCGAGCAAGCTGAGCGAGCGTACGAACGGTGGAGCGAAACGTGGCGTCTGCGGCCGATACGCGATGTATTGCCAGCGGAGTTGAAGCAGACGATGGAGGCGCGCGTCAAAAGTCTAGCGGGTTATTTGGCCGACAGGACGCTTGACTACTTTCGCAGCGAGGAGGGAAAGCAGCAGATTTCCAGCATGATCGAGCGTTTTTTCCAAGAGCGCGGGATGGTTGGAAATATGCTGCAGATGCTGCTTGGCAATGTCAATTTCGTCGATAAGGTGCAGGTGGAGCTCGGTAAATTTTTGCGCCATGCCGGCACAAGAGAGGTGCTCTCCCGCCTTCTTTGGACGGAGTGGAACAAATGGTTGGACTATCCGCTCGCAACTGTGGAAGAGATGATAGGCCGCCGGCGCATCGATGAGGCGGTGCGGTCGGCTGTCCGCCGCTTGGTGCAAAGCGGCGGCTGGCTGCATCGCCCGCTTGATGAGCTGATCGCTCCGTACGAGCAACCATTGTTTGACCGCCTGATCCCGCAGGCGGCGGCAACGGTCAGCTGCCTGTTAAGCGACAAAATTGAGGCGATTGTTGCGCAGCTTGGGTTGGCGGATATTGTCCGCGACCAAGTGGAGTCGTTTTCATTGCGGCGGTTGGAAGCGATCATTTTATCGATTGCCCGCCGCGAGTTGCGGATGATTACGTATTTGGGCGCTTTGCTTGGCGGGCTGATCGGCGCTGTCCAAGGGCTCATCAGCTTATGGCTGTAA
- a CDS encoding YheC/YheD family protein, translated as MSKQRTMAVLTEINETSERAAFGSIHHFCEELAAYARKRGLFFYVSSPALYLEGVGYQWTESGWGKRDVPSANVVYNRLHSRKLERSPLFAELLARLAEENGMMFNHRFLHKWEVHCHFERHEYLHPYLPKTALWSGQHTLESFLDAFPSVFLKPIYGSQGRGIFRLQHSDDGICLRHSTSASTAAYRSMDALASALRQQIRTPMIIQQGLELRTLDGRPVDFRLLCHRVRHNDWRVTSAVARIAPPDQFVANLARGGELMAVNDVLRKWHTRADAFQQKQLLKEIALESAAVLASEAEGLYGEFGVDLAIDIHGQPWIIEVNTKPSKRTDMAASYQSVRPSAKAIIDYSLTLMEEKE; from the coding sequence ATGAGCAAACAACGAACGATGGCCGTGCTGACGGAAATCAATGAAACAAGTGAACGGGCTGCCTTTGGATCCATCCATCACTTTTGCGAGGAATTGGCGGCATATGCTAGAAAGCGTGGCCTCTTTTTTTACGTATCCTCGCCGGCGCTTTACTTAGAGGGAGTCGGCTATCAATGGACCGAAAGCGGATGGGGCAAGCGGGACGTTCCTTCGGCCAATGTCGTTTACAATCGCCTTCACTCGCGCAAGCTCGAACGCTCCCCTTTGTTTGCCGAGCTGCTCGCCCGGCTTGCCGAAGAAAACGGGATGATGTTCAACCATCGCTTTTTGCATAAATGGGAAGTGCACTGCCATTTTGAACGTCACGAGTACTTGCACCCGTACTTGCCGAAAACGGCTCTCTGGAGCGGTCAACATACGCTTGAGTCGTTCCTTGACGCTTTCCCTTCCGTCTTTCTCAAGCCGATCTATGGCAGCCAAGGGCGAGGGATTTTCCGCCTCCAACATTCGGACGACGGAATTTGTCTTCGCCATTCCACTTCCGCTTCAACGGCCGCATATCGTTCGATGGACGCTTTAGCTTCCGCTTTGCGGCAACAAATCCGAACGCCGATGATCATCCAACAAGGGCTTGAGCTTCGCACCCTCGACGGCCGCCCGGTCGATTTTCGCCTGCTTTGTCATCGCGTCCGCCACAATGATTGGCGCGTCACTTCCGCCGTCGCCCGCATAGCGCCGCCCGATCAGTTTGTCGCTAACCTTGCGCGCGGCGGAGAGCTGATGGCGGTCAATGATGTCTTGCGGAAGTGGCATACGAGAGCTGACGCGTTCCAGCAAAAACAGCTTCTGAAAGAAATCGCACTGGAATCCGCTGCCGTTCTCGCCTCGGAAGCGGAAGGGCTGTACGGAGAGTTTGGCGTTGATCTTGCCATTGACATCCATGGCCAGCCGTGGATCATCGAGGTGAATACGAAGCCGTCGAAACGGACGGATATGGCCGCTTCCTACCAATCAGTCCGCCCGTCGGCGAAGGCGATCATCGACTATAGTTTGACATTGATGGAGGAAAAGGAGTGA
- a CDS encoding YheC/YheD family protein: protein MLSLGFVTLDEQQDRTYCTEVAKRARRYGISVCRFSPLGIDPQTENVRGFLFQEETNEWTNAVFAIPPFLYDRCFYGNDERSKKAKPIMNWLKQRPDLTFLGYGLPGKWDVYEALSSHPLLSAYVPPTVRLERADDVLALLRREQAAIAKPVHGSGGRGICIFQKRGKALSVQDSHGQEQAVIARRSELEQLLSSWSRRGEYVLQPLLQLSTPEGEPFDLRILLQKDENGRWAERVRAVRVGRPGAWVANIRAGADIRPFSEWLDRLSSSKRLFVLDGVETIIRTLPVYIDRMFGPLFEIGLDLGAADNGAVWILDVNSKPGRKVAHLLPPEQQNELYEAPLRYCLFLARGGKANDLHVDH from the coding sequence TTGCTTTCACTCGGTTTTGTCACCCTTGACGAACAGCAAGACCGCACGTATTGCACTGAGGTGGCGAAACGCGCCAGACGCTACGGCATTTCCGTCTGCCGCTTTTCGCCGCTTGGCATCGATCCGCAGACGGAAAACGTCCGCGGCTTTCTCTTTCAAGAGGAAACGAACGAATGGACAAACGCCGTCTTTGCCATTCCGCCATTTTTATATGACCGCTGCTTTTACGGCAATGATGAGCGATCCAAAAAAGCAAAACCGATTATGAACTGGTTGAAGCAGCGACCTGACCTCACGTTTTTAGGCTATGGCCTGCCGGGCAAATGGGACGTATATGAAGCTCTCTCCTCTCACCCGCTTTTGTCCGCCTACGTGCCGCCGACTGTCCGTCTTGAGCGCGCCGATGATGTGCTTGCGCTTCTCCGCCGCGAACAAGCCGCCATCGCCAAGCCGGTGCACGGCTCCGGAGGACGCGGTATTTGCATCTTTCAAAAGAGAGGGAAGGCACTGTCCGTCCAAGACAGTCACGGTCAGGAACAGGCCGTCATTGCCCGCCGAAGCGAGCTGGAACAGCTTCTCTCCTCTTGGAGCCGCCGCGGCGAGTATGTCCTGCAGCCATTGCTTCAGCTATCGACCCCGGAGGGTGAACCGTTTGACCTCCGCATTCTTTTGCAAAAGGATGAAAACGGACGCTGGGCGGAGCGGGTGCGGGCCGTGCGAGTCGGCCGACCGGGGGCATGGGTGGCCAACATCCGCGCCGGCGCGGATATTCGTCCGTTTTCCGAGTGGCTCGACCGCCTTTCCTCTTCAAAACGTCTCTTCGTGCTCGATGGCGTTGAGACGATCATCCGCACGCTGCCAGTTTATATAGATCGCATGTTCGGCCCTTTGTTTGAAATCGGCTTGGATCTTGGTGCGGCCGACAACGGGGCGGTGTGGATTTTGGATGTTAATTCCAAGCCGGGGAGAAAAGTGGCGCATCTTCTGCCCCCGGAGCAACAAAACGAACTGTACGAAGCGCCGCTTCGATATTGCTTGTTTTTGGCCAGAGGGGGAAAAGCCAATGATCTACACGTTGATCATTGA